The Cydia splendana chromosome 8, ilCydSple1.2, whole genome shotgun sequence genome contains a region encoding:
- the LOC134793079 gene encoding uncharacterized protein LOC134793079, translating into MSTGLPDSDLGSDMDVTEVLSQKSTSPEDNEVVEKNTEDQEQKEDNLNERAQKRERQDDEKEPWQKVENLKKPKKETIEIFLSSSEKLPKQFAIAKLLTIAGLFKIKKIKYINQYKLKLEVPDETYAKKVIDCEEFKKKEWKVQRVTEVEMSYGIIRGVDLELTDSDILRDISSPSNVKIVSAKRLQKRGEGNKWVPSEVAKVIFSGSQLPAYVNIDNLRVKVEPFIFPATQCSKCWKFGHTKARCSSRNVICPKCSGQHENCEIEIFQCVNCKGNHMALNRSCPVYLKEKKIRELMAEFNCTYRVACNIYVEPEQHAHKEIRRDNNIQEHTFRLNTHNSFIDLDLEETSPHKYVPILSSFAQTLKRPKSPPGNRAVPRNASSSISKNERQQYERPADRILEESADNTESDQLMNQFL; encoded by the exons ATGTCTACGGGGCTACCGGACTCAGACCTAGGCTCAGACATGGATGTGACAGAAGTATTATCACAAAAATCAACATCACCAGAAGATAATGAAGTCGTAGAAAAAAATACAGAAGATCAGGAACAGAAGGAAGATAACTTGAATGAGAGGGCTCAAAAACGGGAAAGACAGGATGATGAGAAGGAACCATGGCAAAAAGTTGAAAACCTTAAAAAACCTAAGAAGGAGACAATAGAAATATTCCTTTCGAGTAGCGAAAAACTACCTAAACAATTTGCCATTGCAAAGTTACTTACAATTGCAGGTTTATTcaagattaaaaaaattaaatatataaatcagtACAAACTAAAACTCGAGGTGCCCGACGAGACCTATGCAAAAAAGGTAATTGACTGTGAGGAGTTTAAAAAGAAGGAATGGAAAGTTCAACGAGTTACCGAAGTGGAAATGTCTTACGGTATTATAAGGGGGGTTGACTTGGAGCTAACCGACAGCGATATACTTAGGGATATCTCCAGCCCTAGTAATGTCAAGATTGTATCTGCAAAACGGTTACAGAAGAGAGGAGAAGGTAATAAATGGGTACCCAGCGAGGTGGCTAAAGTAATATTTTCCGGATCGCAACTGCCGGCATACGTAAATATAGATAACTTACGCGTCAAGGTAGAACCTTTCATCTTTCCTGCTACACAATGTTCAAAATGCTGGAAATTCGGACATACTAAAGCCAGATGTTCATCGCGAAATGTTATATGCCCCAAATGCAGCGGTCAACATGAAAACTGCGAGATTGAGATATTCCAATGCGTTAACTGCAAGGGGAATCATATGGCTCTAAATAGATCGTGCCCAGTTTACTTAAAAGAGAAAAAGATAAGGGAATTAATGGCGGAGTTCAACTGCACATATCGGGTTGCTTGCAACATTTATGTTGAACCAGAACAACATGCTCATAAAGAGATCCGTAGGGATAATAACATTCAAGAGCACACATTTCGATTAAATACGCACAACAGCTTTATTGATTTAGATCTGGAAGAAACAAGTCCCCATAAATACGTACCTATCTTATCTTCGTTTGCCCAAACGCTTAAACGTCCTAAGTCACCGCCCGGCAACCGAGCGGTCCCTAGAAACGCAAGTAGCAGCATCAGCAAAAATGAGCGGCAACAGTACGAGCGCCCGGCGGACCGCATTCTAGAGGAATCAGCTGATAACACGGAAAGCGATCAA CTAATGAATCAATTCCTCTGA